The genomic region GACGAGGAAGATGCGCAGCCGCAGATTTCCACGCCTCATTCACGGCCCGCAAGGCGAATGCCGACGCGCTCTCCCCTGTCGAAAGGTGCGCGTTTAACAGTGGGAACCCTACTGATCCTTGCGGTCGTGGGGGGTGTTTACTGGCTGGGAACCACGCATGGGAAGCAGTCGTTCGAAGCTGCCCACGGGAACATGACGAGCCAAATGGAACAAGATTCCGCGCAGCTGTTTGAAAACATCCAGGAGTTGGAACGCAAGAAAGCCGCTGACCCAGACAACGTCGAGATCTTGAACCAGTTGGGCATCAGCTACCTAGATGCGAAAGATGTGTCCTCCGCACAAGACAACTTAGAACGCGCTCTGCAGCTGGAACCGAAGAACACGACGGTGCTGTACAACCTCGGGTTCCTCTACATGTCTTCCACTCCGCAGCAGCTCGATCGAGCCCGCGAAGTGTGGCAAAAAGTAGTTGAACTAGACCCCAAGTCTGATAAAGCAAAGACCATTCAAAACCACTTGCCTATGCTTGAAAAAGCGCAGCAAGAAGCACAGAAGAAGCAAGAAAAGGAACCATCTGCCCCAGCAGAAACGAAAGACCAATGACCTCTCCCGTCACCCTCCCCATCGCCCTGCTCGCCGGATTACTGGCGTTCGCCTCCCCGTGCTTCCTTCCAGTCGTACCTGTTTTCGCAGCCTACGTGGCGGGCACTGAGCAGCAGCGAACCCGCACGGCCCTGAAGCAGGCGGTGGTGTTCACACTCGCGTTTTCCGCAGTGTTTATTGGGTTTTGGCTCATTGTGGGAGCAGCCGGCAGTTTAATCGCCCAGTACAAAGACCTAATCCGGATCCTCGCCGGCATCCTTGTCGTCATTATGGGCACCATAATCGGCGGTTTTATCCGCATTCCCGCGCTGTCACAAACCCGCCGCGCCACCGTGAACCTCGACCCCGACGAAGCTCCCACACTGCGCCGCTCCACACTCTTAGGGCTCGCGTTCGGCGCGGGGTGGACGCCGTGCATCTCCCCGGTGCTGGGGTCGATCATCATGCTCGCATCCTCCAGCGAATCCATGTGGAAGGGCACGCTTTTGATGGTGGTTTTCTGCCTGGGCCTTGGAATCCCCTTCATCCTCGTCGCCACCGGCGTGGGGTGGATGAGTGATCAACTCGCGTTCATGCGCCGGCACCAACGGGGAATCCAACTGACCTCAGCGGTATTACTGATCGTCACCGGAATCCTCATTATCCTCGACTTTTTCACTAAACTATCCGCATTCATTCCGACTCTGGGGTAGGTGCAAACTGAACCAAACCAACGCTTAAACAAACCGACCCCGCAAGGTAACCAGCCAGATCCTACCGACGAGGCACTCGGGCTAACCGGCCGGGGCAGCAAAACAGGATTCCCCGAAAATACAGGCCACGTGCAAGACAAAAAACGCAAGACAGAAAACGTAAAACAGAAACCGGAAGACAAATAACCGCAATAGAAGGAAGGGAAGAAGCTGTGGAGCAACCTTCACGCACCGAACCAACCGTGAGCGTGCGCAACGTGTTCAAGAGCGTGTACCGCATGCTTTATTCCAAAGTCCTTGGGATCGTCGTGATCCTCGCGATGGCGGCATTGGCGCTGGTGGGCACCATGTTGATGCAAGCTCCGATGTCGAAGCGGCACGACCCAGAGGGGTACGCGCAGTGGCTGCAGACGGCAGATCAAAAATACGGGATCTGGTCGAAACTGTTCGACGTCCTGGGGTTTTACAACCTGTGGACCTCCCCCTTATTCCTTGCGGTCACGTTCCTGCTAGGCCTGTCAATTATTGCCTGCACGCTGCATCGCATGCCCGTGATTTGGCGTAAGTCCATGCGTCCGCGCATAAACGTGTCAGACCGGTTTTTTGAACACGCACAGTACCGCGCGCAGATTCCCGTCAGTGTAGACCCGGCGACCGCGGAAGAAATTATGCGTTCGGCCATGCGTAAACGCCACTTCCGGGT from Gleimia hominis harbors:
- a CDS encoding tetratricopeptide repeat protein, translated to MGTKHYAQRGAGEGNHNPGSGHPNYAHELVDFLNTAPEHLQPWVDAHLEAIKSGTDPALQTLQTATESGQQTELAQATGSDAPDGQDAAQTVPQPQDPKGKNTDPNPKDDTHPQEAAYVVTGSGADQEAALAELGEDEEDAQPQISTPHSRPARRMPTRSPLSKGARLTVGTLLILAVVGGVYWLGTTHGKQSFEAAHGNMTSQMEQDSAQLFENIQELERKKAADPDNVEILNQLGISYLDAKDVSSAQDNLERALQLEPKNTTVLYNLGFLYMSSTPQQLDRAREVWQKVVELDPKSDKAKTIQNHLPMLEKAQQEAQKKQEKEPSAPAETKDQ
- a CDS encoding cytochrome c biogenesis CcdA family protein, translated to MTSPVTLPIALLAGLLAFASPCFLPVVPVFAAYVAGTEQQRTRTALKQAVVFTLAFSAVFIGFWLIVGAAGSLIAQYKDLIRILAGILVVIMGTIIGGFIRIPALSQTRRATVNLDPDEAPTLRRSTLLGLAFGAGWTPCISPVLGSIIMLASSSESMWKGTLLMVVFCLGLGIPFILVATGVGWMSDQLAFMRRHQRGIQLTSAVLLIVTGILIILDFFTKLSAFIPTLG